The stretch of DNA ACGCAAGCAGCCGTTTGCCACGCAGCATAAACGCGTTGTGCGAATTGGTATAGCGATACACCAACGGCGACCGACCATTGCTTACCGACACCTGCGTGTGAATCGGCATCCGGGCATAGCCTGCTTCTATGGCCCACCGCTCCCGCGCCGACCAGCCAACCACCGCACTCCAGTCGAGTTTGGTAACACGGTCACTTTCAATAAGTCCGTTCAGGGAGTTGTCTAATTTAGCCCGGTCGGTACGCACAAAGGCGTCGAAACTTACATACCACCGGTCGCGGATTTGCGGGCCACCGTAGCGCATCGTCAGCCGGTCGAGCTGACGGCTTCGGTCGGGTAGCCGGTAGTAGTCGGCCATATCCTGCCCAACCGCAGGCAGAGCGGCTAAAGCGAGACAACTATACAGCAGGTAGCGTTTCATCATGCAGGTTGAATTAGTTGAGCAAGCGTGTATGCAAAGAACACGATAAACCGTTGTTTGTTCCAACTACGCAAACCAACCAGCCTATCGTTGCATACGTAAGCACGAATCGGTATAAATCTAACAATCAAGCGGTTAAAAAACAACAAATCCGACTCGTTAGTCGGATTTGCTGGCAAAATCAGTAACTCAGCGTCTTACTCTGACGTTATGAACCGTGTTTGGTCACAGGAACCGATACGGTCATGTTATCCCAGGCAATGGTCAGGCTGCTGTTGGCAGGCGTAATCGTCAGTTTTTCAATGGCGGTTTTGTTCATCGACACCGGCACTTTCACCGAGGCCACGTCGCCACTTTTGATTTTCTCGTAGTCATACGCGCCCCACTGACCGAGTGTGCTGTTGAGCAACACGGTCCATTCTTTTTCGCCGGGAATCGTGTACAGCGTATACGTACCGGCTTTTACCATTTTGCCGCCAAACATCACATCGTTGGCAAACGTAATTTCGGTAGCCTCGTTGGCACCCGTGCGCCATACTTTTCCGTATTTCTCTAACCCGCCTTCGCCAAAAACAACCCGGCCCCGCTTGGAGGGCTGTCCGTAGGCCACTTTAATACTTTTATCGGGGCTTTCGGCAGTAATGCGCGGACTCATAGGCGGTTTTTTGTCCTGCGCCTGTGCCAGCGATACCATCGCAAAGAGGAATGAGAAGACGAATAATAGCTTTTTCATGCGTGAAAATTGGTTTGTTTTGATACCGTCGGTATTAACGACATAAAGTAAACGATAGTTTTTGGTAGCCAATATATATAATGACGCAAAAATTGGTATTTTTACTCGTAAAAGTAGTATGCAAGCATACCGATTTTAAACCAGATCGTCCCAGATGGCAACGACCTATTTCAGCAAGCGAAACCTTCATTTTTTGCTGCACGAAGTCTTCAAAGCTGAAGAACTGACGCAGTACGAGTATTTCAGCGCGCACGACCGCGAAACGTTTAATCTTGTGCTCGATTCGGCCACCTACATCGCCGATACGCTCATGCACCCGTACCTGAAAGAAGTAGATAAAAACCAGCCCGAACTGAAAGATGGGCAGGTGACGGTTCACCCGAAGGTGAAAGAGTTTATGCAGGCAATGGGCGACGCAGGTCTGATTGGTGCGGGCTTCTCGTTCGAGCACGGCGGGCAGCAATTGCCCGAAATGATTAGTTCGTGCGTGGGCTTTATTCTGATGGCGGCCAACAACGGTATGATGTACACGGGCCTGTCGTCGGGAGCGGCTCACCTGATTACGTCGTTCGGTTCGCCCGAATTGTCTGAATTTTATGTACCTAATATGCTTTCGGGCAAATGGCAGGGTACGATGGCCCTGACCGAACCGCAGGCCGGTTCGTCGCTGTCGGACGTGACTACCTCGGCCACACCCCTGACCGACGGCGAATCCGTGCCGGGAAGCTACAAGATTAAGGGTCAGAAAGTGTTTATATCGGCGGGCGACCACGACGCCGTCGATAACGTTGTTCACCTGATGCTGGCCCGCATCGATGGTGCGCCCAAAGGCACAAAAGGCATTTCGCTCTTTGTGGTGCCAAAATACCGGCCTGATGGCAACAATGGCTTCGTTGACAACGACGTGCAGTCAACGGGCGTTTACCACAAAATGGGGCAGAAAGGCGTACCGGCCATGCACCTCACAATGGGGTCGAACGACAACACGATTGGGTATATTGTCGGCGAACCGCATCAGGGCCTGCCGTATATGTTTCAGATGATGAACGAAGCCCGGATTGGTGTAGGCATGACGGCTGCGGCCATTGCTACGGCGGCTTATCACGCGGCAGTACAATACGCCCGCGAACGCCCGCAAAGCCGTCGACTGAACGAAAAAAACCTGCTCGATGCCCCCCAGACACCCATCATCAACCACCCCGACGTGCGCCGGATGCTGCTGTTCCAGAAAGCCGTTACGGAAGGGTCGCTGTCGGTGCTGATCGAAGCAGCGCGGTTGTACGACATCAGCAAAGTAGCGGAAGGCGACGATAAAGACAACGCTTTCCTGCTGCTCGACCTGCTGATGCCGGTAGCCAAAACCTACCCGTCGGAAATGGGCGTTCAGTCGGTAAGCCAGAGTTTGCAAACGTTTGGTGGCTACGGCTTTACGGAAGATTTTCCGGTTGAGCAACTCTACCGCGATATTCGGATTACGCCCATCTACGAAGGCACTACAGGCATTCAGGCGCAGGACTTGCTGGGCCGTAAAATGACCATGAAGGGCGGCAAGGCTCCGCAACTGCTGTTTGCCGAGATGGGTAAAACCATTGCCGAAGCCAGCATGTTCGACGATCTGAAGCCGTATGCCGAGCAGTTAAACGGTGAAATGAAGCGAATTCAGGAAGTGTTTTCCGCGCTGTTGCCCCACGCCATGAAGGGCGACACAGAACGTTATCTGGCCGATGCCACGCTGTTTCTGGAGTTGTTCGGTATTGTGGTGGTAGCCTGGCAGTGGCTCAAGCAGGCTATCGTTGCCAAACACGCGCTGCTGACCCAAAACCCGCAAGGCGACGACCTGACATTCTACGAGGGCAAGCTGCACACCATGAAGTTCTTCTTCCACTACGAAGTACCCAAAACGCTGGGCTTAGCCGTGCGGCTGAAAGACCCCGAAGTACTGACTATTGTTTCCGAAAAAGAACTGGCTCTGTAGAGAGCAGGTGTTACGCGTGTTCGGTAAAGTGTACCGGGTTATGGTTCGCCAACCTGATACACTTTACCGAACACGTTTTATTTTTCAGTGGATTAGCCGGTTGCAGGGCATGAACAACCATGTAGGTCGCCACAGCAGTCAGCACCGCCACCACTACTTCGCGTAGCAGGTTTTTGGCCGTACCGACCTGATAGTCTATTAACTCAACTAACCGGCGACAAGGGAGACAGAAGACCGGAAGAAAAGTAAACATAAACAGGCGGAATTTTGCCCCGCTTTAACCAAACAAACCATGAACACTGAGCAATTAATCAACCTGATTCAAGCGGCCCAAACACCCGACCAGATTCGCGAAGCCAACCGGCTGGCGGCTGCCTATCTGAAAGCCAGTGAAGGGTTGGATAGCTACGAAAAACAGGCCGTTCAGCGGGCTAAGTCTGATGCGCTGAACCGCTTCTTAGATGAAGTTGAGTTTGAGCAACAGGAAACCTTGCGGTTTCTGGCTCTGAACGGCAAACAATACGACCTGAACGAATGGCTTACGCCGATGGAGTACGCCCGCAAGTACAACCTGCGTTCGGTCAATAACGTAACAAACTGGATGATTCGGGGCGTTATTCCGCCCGCCGATATTGTAGACGTGCCAGAACTGAACGGCCTGCGTTTGGTTCGGGATCGGGTCTATAAAGAAATCCCGCAAGGGATGGGCAGCTAACCACTGCCTGCGTTAGAATGCAAATAGCTCGGATACTGTGTATCCGGGCTATTTTAGTTATTGCTGTTGGTTCTGTCTGGCTTGTTCTGCCTGTTGTACCCGTATACCGTAGGCAATCAGGTTGGCCTGCCCAATTCGTTCCCATTCAGTTCCTTGTTTTCGAGTTTCGCGCTCTTCGTCCTGCTTTTCAGTAGATTAGCTCTCGAATATTTCACTCTATGCCATCATGGACCACCTGCACCTATAAAAAAAGCACCCGACGTGATTAGAGGATCTACAATCCAATTCCGTTTCGAGTGCTTCATTTCAAAAACGACGGTTAAACGCATTTCGTTCATGACTCCCGAAGAACAGTTTCAATCCTGCTTATTAGTGGATTAGCTCTCGAATGCGATGTCGAAGCTACCCGCCGTGCTTGAAGCGGGGTTTCAATCCTGCTTATCAGTGGATTAGCTCTCGAATTTTCGGCGGCTTTGCGTTCGATGATACCCACGAAGAGCGTAGGTTTCAATCCTGCTTATCAGTGGGTTAGCTCTCGAATATGTCCTCGGCGCACATTATTACCTCGGCGCGGCAGTGTTTCAATCCTGCTTATCAGTGGATTAGCTCTCGAATGCGCATGTCGGCCTCCGGGTTTGCCAGCAACTGGTACAGTTTCAATCCTGCTTATCAGTGGATTAGCTCTCGAATCGTCAGCAGCCCCGGCATTCGGGCCATTTCCATTCTGTTTCAATCCTGCTTATCAATGGATTAGCTCTCGAATATATGCTTATTGACTATATCCGAAATCCCGATTTAGCGTTTCAATCCTGCTTTTCAGTGGATTAGCTCTCGAATCCTGCTGGCAGTGGTGGCCGGTGGCTTAATCCTTTACGTTTCAATCCTGCTTATCAGTGGATTAGCTCTCGAATCTGGAGCAATACCGAGAGTTTACCATCGGGCTATATGTTTCAATCCTGCTTTTCAATGGATTAGCTCTCGAATCCGGGTAGTTCCGTAATGCACACAAGCCGACAGAAAATGTTTCAATCCTGCTTTTCAATGGATTAGCTCTCGAATCAAAACCAAAGCCGGGGCCAGCATCGACGTAGACGAGTTTCAATCCTGCTTTTCAATGGATTAGCTCTCGAATCCGGCCACGTGGTTGCGCGGCAAGTACGATAACGATTAGTTTCAATCCTGCTTTTCAATGGATTAGCTCTCGAATAACCGACCGCCGAGGGCCGGGCCTACGAGGAAAAAATGTTTCAATCCTGCTTTTGCTCTCGAATGTCGCAGGGCGTCATGGACAAACTCGCTCAGTACACGTTTCAATCCTGCTTATCAGTGGATTAGCTCTCGAATCGTCTTTGCCCGAAAAAAACACGTACAGAATACTTTCGGGTTTCAATCCTGCTTATCAGTGGATTAGCTCTCGAATCTCGATTGAGCCGCTGGTTAAGTTTGTGGAAGAGTAGTTTCAATCCTGCTTATCAGTGGATTAGCTCTCGAATGGCCTACGCCAAGAGTGCACGCAGTTCGGGCATCGAGTTTCAATCCTGCTTATCAGTGGATTAGCTCTCGAATCTGATTCGGGATACCAACGAAAGCCACGGCGGTACGGGGTTTCAATCCTGCTTATCAGTGGATTAGCTCTCGAATAACCGGAACAGCTTCGTGCAGGTTGAAGCCCATGAGTTTCAATCCTACTTTTCAATGGATTAGCTCTCGAATATATACATTTGTGTCAACAAGCCGGGAAACATTCGAGGTTTCAATCCTACTTTTCAATGGATTAGCTCTCGAATAAGTCCAGCAGGGCCAACAGATCCACGCGCTGCTCATGTTTCAATCCTACTTTTCAATGGATTAGCTCTCGAATCTTCCAGATCGTGGGGAGCCTCTTTGGTGTCTACTTGTTTCAATCCTACTTTTCAATGGATTAGCTCTCGAATCGTGTTTGCCGGTTCTTTGTACGTAGGGGCTTCACCGGTTTCAATCCTGCTTTTCAATGGATTAGCTCTCGAATTGGCGGCATCACCAATTGGCGCAGCGGGTAACAGGGGTTTCAATCCTGCTTTTCAATGGATTAGCTCTCGAATTTGTTCCGTCACCCTTCGCGCCCCACAACTGTACGCGTTTCAATCCTGCTTTTCAATGGATTAGCTCTCGAATTTTTTTTCAGGAAAGCATGTCGTCTTCCTGTTGCACGTTTCAATCCTGCTTTTCAATGGATTAGCTCTCGAATCGCGCAGGCGGCAATGGAGCGGGCCACCGCTCCGGTGTTTCAATCCTGCTTTTCAATGGATTAGCTCTCGAATCTACACCGAACGCTTCGTAATAGTCGCATACTCGAAAGTTTCAATCCTGCTTTTCAATGGATTAGCTCTCGAATTACCTGCGCTATGTGGTGGCCGGTGATCTGGGTAAAGGTTTCAATCCTGCTTTTCAATGGATTAGCTCTCGAATGGGCAATTACGTTACTACCTTCATCGAAGCCTAACCAGTTTCAATCCTGCTTTTCAATGGATTAGCTCTCGAATTGATCGTAGATGTGATTCGGGTTACAGTTGCCATCGAGTTTCAATCCTGCTTTTCAATGGATTAGCTCTCGAATCAGGTGGTCAAACCCTCAATTTTTTCTTGGAGTTCTGAGTTTCAATCCTGCTTTTCAATGGATTAGCTCTCGAATTAAACTCCCGAAATTCTTCGCTCATTTGGCGCAAGATGTTTCAATCCTGCTTTTCAATGGATTAGCTCTCGAATCCGGCGTATTGCGCTGAATCCTATCAGCCAAAACCTGTGTTTCAATCCTGCTTTTCAATGGATTAGCTCTCGAATAGGTGAAAAAAGGTACATTACAGGGTACGAGTGGGGGTTTCAATCCTGCTTTTCAATGGATTAGCTCTCGAATCAAATAGTGTTGGCAGATGTTGGCAGGCTGCCGAATGTTTCAATCCTGCTTTTCAATGGATTAGCTCTCGAATCTGGTTGAGAGGTGGTTTACCCACAAATCCGCATACGGTTTCAATCCTGCTTTTCAATGGATTAGCTCTCGAATAACAACGACTCAACCATTTGCTTAGACACTTTCATGTGTTTCAATCCTGCTTTTCAATGGATTAGCTCTCGAATCTGGCCCCCGTCGTCAGCTTTGAGCCGGGGGGCGAAAGTTTCAATCCTGCTTTTCAATGGATTAGCTCTCGAATTCCGTTGTGGACGACGCCATGCCGGGACTACTCGGACGGTTTCAATCCTGCTTTTCAATGGATTAGCTCTCGAATCGTAGGCCAGATTGTACGCCAGTCCCGTTAACGGTATGTTTCAATCCTGCTTTTCAATGGATTAGCTCTCGAATAAGATTGGGTTCCGTTCGACATTGTGTCGAACGACGGTTTCAATCCTGCTTTTCAATGGATTAGCTCTCGAATTTTCTTCCTTTCGCCATAAGCTAAGTAACTTTTTAAGTTTCAATCCTGCTTTTCAATGGATTAGCTCTCGAATGTTGGAGCGGTTAGTTTACGTATGCGGATTTGTGGGGTTTCAATCCTGCTTTTCAATGGATTAGCTCTCGAATACGCTCAAGACCCGCCCCCTGATGGACGATCAGGGGTTTCAATCCTGCTTTTCAATGGATTAGCTCTCGAATAAGCGCGTCGTCTACAGCCGTTAGGCTGACCGTGTGTTTCAATCCTGCTTTTCAATGGATTAGCTCTCGAATCGATGGCCGCTATTGGGGTAAGCAGCTACAATACATAGTTTCAATCCTGCTTTTCAATGGATTAGCTCTCGAATTTATTGCAGGAATGTGCCTCGTCATTATCTTATTAGAGTTTCAATCCTGCTTTTCAATGGATTAGCTCTCGAATGTCGTTTACCAGGGCAATGTACTCTGTCAGGTACTCGTTTCAATCCTGCTTTTCAATGGATTAGCTCTCGAATTTTCTTGTTGTCACCACATATCAGCCCAATGGCGAAAGTTTCAATCCTGCTTTTCAATGGATTAGCTCTCGAATCCAACTGAAGCGATACGGCCATGCGTTGATGCCTCGGTTTCAATCCTGCTTTTCAATGGATTAGCTCTCGAAT from Spirosoma montaniterrae encodes:
- a CDS encoding DUF2911 domain-containing protein, producing MKKLLFVFSFLFAMVSLAQAQDKKPPMSPRITAESPDKSIKVAYGQPSKRGRVVFGEGGLEKYGKVWRTGANEATEITFANDVMFGGKMVKAGTYTLYTIPGEKEWTVLLNSTLGQWGAYDYEKIKSGDVASVKVPVSMNKTAIEKLTITPANSSLTIAWDNMTVSVPVTKHGS
- a CDS encoding acyl-CoA dehydrogenase — translated: MATTYFSKRNLHFLLHEVFKAEELTQYEYFSAHDRETFNLVLDSATYIADTLMHPYLKEVDKNQPELKDGQVTVHPKVKEFMQAMGDAGLIGAGFSFEHGGQQLPEMISSCVGFILMAANNGMMYTGLSSGAAHLITSFGSPELSEFYVPNMLSGKWQGTMALTEPQAGSSLSDVTTSATPLTDGESVPGSYKIKGQKVFISAGDHDAVDNVVHLMLARIDGAPKGTKGISLFVVPKYRPDGNNGFVDNDVQSTGVYHKMGQKGVPAMHLTMGSNDNTIGYIVGEPHQGLPYMFQMMNEARIGVGMTAAAIATAAYHAAVQYARERPQSRRLNEKNLLDAPQTPIINHPDVRRMLLFQKAVTEGSLSVLIEAARLYDISKVAEGDDKDNAFLLLDLLMPVAKTYPSEMGVQSVSQSLQTFGGYGFTEDFPVEQLYRDIRITPIYEGTTGIQAQDLLGRKMTMKGGKAPQLLFAEMGKTIAEASMFDDLKPYAEQLNGEMKRIQEVFSALLPHAMKGDTERYLADATLFLELFGIVVVAWQWLKQAIVAKHALLTQNPQGDDLTFYEGKLHTMKFFFHYEVPKTLGLAVRLKDPEVLTIVSEKELAL